The proteins below come from a single Mercenaria mercenaria strain notata chromosome 3, MADL_Memer_1, whole genome shotgun sequence genomic window:
- the LOC123524004 gene encoding perlucin-like protein, with product MNVTAYNDVYLSFFFSVLFVSFQTTLTVVFTKFGRDLILDGFRCVADDTIFQAENISTSVECARICYKKKSCHVIFYQPDLLTCIGCGGVCSGVEILSGSACVVQDQCPRNWIQHRCRCYFFSSDKKSWTNALEACREKGGDLVEVNDIMEHHFLMSKLPHWNYYEYEVGFWIGMTDKERNDKFVWISSGQIPTLPLWHPGQPTHVWDENCGTYLRDKWNDLKCEEELPYICERTLQVDV from the exons ATGAACGTCACTGCGTATAATGATGTTTATTTATCTTTcttcttttctgttttatttgtcaGTTTTCAAACAACGTTAACTGttgtttttacaaagtttggTCGAGATTTGATTCTTGATGGCTTCCGATGTGTAGCAGACGACACCATTTTTCAAgcagaaaatatttcaacatctgtTGAATGTGCTAGGATTTGCTACAAGAAAAAATCATGTCATGTCATTTTTTATCAACCGGATTTACTCACCTGTATCGGCTGTGGTGGGGTTTGCAGTGGCGTTGAGATCCTAAGTGGCTCGGCATGCGTTGTACAGGATC AATGTCCTCGAAACTGGATTCAGCACAGATGCAGGTGTTATTTCTTCAGTTCTGATAAAAAATCATGGACAAATGCtttg GAGGCATGTAGAGAAAAGGGCGGAGATCTTGTTGAGGTTAACGATATCATGGAACACCACTTCTTGATGTCAAAACTCCCGCATTGGAATTACTATGAAT acGAAGTAGGGTTTTGGATCGGTATGACAGACAAAGAAAGAAATGACAAATTTGTCTGGATATCATCTGGACAGATTCCTACTTTGCCCTTGTGGCATCCTGGCCAGCCAACCCATGTTTGGGACGAGAATTGTGGGACTTACCTTAGGGACAAATGGAACGATTTAAAATGTGAAGAAGAACTGCCCTACATCTGCGAGCGTACACTTCAAg TTGACGTGTAG